The nucleotide sequence ACTGCCACGGGTGTACGGGCAGCAGCCGGTAGCCGTCGGGGACGGGCCGCAGACGGTCCACGGAGGCGAGCGCGTCGCCGCGCACCGCCTCCTCGCGGACGAGTTCGCTGCGTACGCCGAGATAGCGCAGCGGGAACGCGTGTGTGGTCTCCGGTCCGTAGCGCACCCGGTCGGTGACCGTGCCGCTGTGGGCCTTGGGGGCCGGGTGGAACCGGTGGCCGAATAACAGGGCCTGCTCGGAGGCGAGGTAGTCGGGTTTCGCGTCGTCCGGGCCGGTGCGCCCGGCCAGGATCGCGGCGACGGTGTCGCGGCTGGACCGCACCTGGTCGACGAACTCGTCGTTCGCGGCGCCGCGATGCGCCGTCAACTCCCGTGCCACCAGGCTGGCCAGGTCCTCCCAGCCGAGTTCGCGCCAGGCGCGTCCGGACAGCCTGCCCACCGGGCCGCGGAACCGGTGGGCCCCGGTGAGCGAGGTCCGGCGTACGGCGACGCGCAGCAGCGCGTCGGCACGGGGCAGCCGGATCAGCAGGTGCCCGTCGGTCACCGCGGCCTGCCGCTCGGGGCCGGAGACCTCGCGCAGCAGGCAGTTCAGCAGGGTGTGCGCGGTCGCCTCGTCGGGCGTCGGCAAGGGCGTCGGCACGTCGGCCCGCCGGCCGCTCGGCAGGCTGTGCGAGGACGTGGAACGGCCTGCGTCGGGCGCGGCGTGGTGCATGAAACTCCTTGGGGCGGGGGCGGGTCGGCCTGCCGAGCGGCGTCACTCGGCACGCGGGTCTCCGGGAAACGGTGTCGCGGCCAGGTAGTTCGGGCCGGTGTGGGCGTAGTGCTTGTTGATGTCGGCCGCGCCGGACCGTGTCTTGTCGAGCAACGTCCCGGCCGTCACCATGAGTTTCACCGGCAGGCGCGCGGCGTCCAACAGCCTGGTGCGCAGCACCGCGGCGTCCGGCCGGTCCGCGTGGGGGGCCGCGGCCTCCTCAAGCCGTGTGCGCAACAGCCGTGTCGCGTCGGCGGCGGTGATCAGCTTCCGGTCGGTCAGCGCGAACAGCGGTGCGGCGGCGCACAAATGCATCGTGATCGTGGTGAACACATCGGCCAGGGCGGTGGATTCGGTCACCGGTATCCGCGGATCGGCGAAGGCGACGGCGTCGGCCGCTGCCCCGAGCCGGGCCCGTGCGCGCGCGACGACGACGCGCGGTCCGTCGTGGTCCCTCAGCAGCAGACGCAGGCGCGTTCGACCCGACGTGTCGTGGTCGAGGACGAGCGAGGTGTTCTGCTGGTGCGCCTCCAGCGCGATGCCGTAGCGCAGCCACAGCGTCACGTGCCAGTCCAACAGCAGGCGCAGGTAGGCGTCGTGGAGCGCGAGCGGATCGCCGCCGTAGTACGTGTCGGCGAGCGCGTCGACGACCGGGCGTCCGCCGGGGCCGGGCGCCGTCAGCGCCGCGACGGTGACGACGTGGGCGGAGCCGAGCCCGGCGGGGTGGCGGCGGACGAGGTACGCGAGGAGTTCGTGCCCGGCGTGCCCCCAGGTGTGTTCGTCGGCGATCAGCACGCGGTCGCGGAACGCGGGCTCGGCGTCGAGGACCAGCCGCAGCAGCCTCCCGCCCGCGTCCCCGTCGACCAGCGAACCCGGGGTGATGGTGCGCTTGTTGCGCAGCCCGAGGGTGCTCGTCGCGAGCGGGACCTTGAGGTGGTCGTCGGGGCGCGCGGCGACCGCGACGGTCCGCGTCGACAGCGTCGGGCGCACGGTGAGGTACGGCTCGGGCCCGTACCGCAGGCCGTCGTACGCCCGG is from Yinghuangia sp. ASG 101 and encodes:
- a CDS encoding IucA/IucC family siderophore biosynthesis protein — its product is MSARLADASGEPGEPGEPGASGGGDRDAALDAAEDTLCAQVLNAWLREDVNGFRRTALPHERADGPWLTVRSGPRTAELAVRHTLFLCDVTVRRAAPRENGLRLVGLDAVLDFLAAGTAPEDAEGFAAFTAECRAALATARLHDTHRDGVFARLAPNAARGMAGSLVFDTIAAHRDHPAYPTARSRVGFGDREVLSYGPESHPRFAMRWVAVPREAATRRGPLPPWWPPPSRVGLPSRYDDSHVTLPAHPSTAPEALARAYDGLRYGPEPYLTVRPTLSTRTVAVAARPDDHLKVPLATSTLGLRNKRTITPGSLVDGDAGGRLLRLVLDAEPAFRDRVLIADEHTWGHAGHELLAYLVRRHPAGLGSAHVVTVAALTAPGPGGRPVVDALADTYYGGDPLALHDAYLRLLLDWHVTLWLRYGIALEAHQQNTSLVLDHDTSGRTRLRLLLRDHDGPRVVVARARARLGAAADAVAFADPRIPVTESTALADVFTTITMHLCAAAPLFALTDRKLITAADATRLLRTRLEEAAAPHADRPDAAVLRTRLLDAARLPVKLMVTAGTLLDKTRSGAADINKHYAHTGPNYLAATPFPGDPRAE